A DNA window from Anastrepha ludens isolate Willacy chromosome 6, idAnaLude1.1, whole genome shotgun sequence contains the following coding sequences:
- the LOC128866796 gene encoding polynucleotide 5'-hydroxyl-kinase NOL9 isoform X5, with product MRTQKSNTQDNKLRQRLKTLFKKENIKLNGQCNTPDKKIGLNTKHLQPESLKGKKNFKTPNEEIPPKKKRKLVESELKKKAESNPESKKLKIKTKSVTIQDRGNEKAKSNQQSLKCANGTAGSQNGRYPEKEESNVFDDDEGDYSFDDSEYDDEFDSYSDDYSSDSEDHFQETDSCDDEEFDYSDSDYDNLYGSETFSETDPDYELPKHIPEDLIIHKGTAHKYDLDNNESLNFDSDNDNPQIYELRAESTVKVIKQPEVYEKNALLKLNENRVYMTEPCVKQNSVENSENECPELVPITNKDAFQLYSSESDYSGYEEISSDSSIPEEDINQKYINFGQNLGRDFVSERIKGMKKLKSVFNMDIINVKNCIPLPTSNIRDMNMVENEDGTEIKTAKVPSNIEDSVFITVRICDTDQTIFEEGTRDLNAIHETQCVSEEKNVDASINYRPQQPAFSDISAISGPETLSQSTTHLQKSISVTQEHTNFRTKFFNAVNSNLVLVLAKDPFYLYGTLCMTLLAGKVEIYGYSPRLNEECEIFSPRGCCSVQITTLPCVPVDKDEEIRINLKPLQSSFSSSDLESIEKEFESSRDAVLLLNRNTRRKKLKNIFKKYMNENVFPNMNSIQPDRPFYASEYLLDCVINTETERELRVPQEWRNLYFTPKSKVLLAGGKSVGKSTLLRYLLNCQLEHCERVLVIDLDIGQAELFIPQTVSCTVLSQPLLGPGFFHNHQPTRAYVVGHSNIVLCAQAYVRAIKKLVDFCYSKEEFAEIPWLVNTMGYNKGFGMELMSVISQLIRPTDIVQLQSNRDINNFDELLYPHVLARIPRNIYTNHEFQYTDKPFEIDYRLHVLCSAILQESRYQRDWEMSAKDLRYVTFLSRLSDVLQGNAEWLTDCVPYSALIENLHIVNMVCNESTREESIHALEANIVYLCRKEGENSGPVECVGIGIVRAIDLVRVYLLPAMAYDYLKEVNCLALGEMPLPSSLFSNQGPKVRGMSAFLYNTVDARTSKSIKQIYRRPSHFLSGKHKNVLND from the exons atgAGAACTCAAAAGAGCAATACTCAAGATAATAAATTGCGGCAAAGACTTAAGAcactttttaagaaagaaaatataaagttGAATGGTCAATGTAATACTCCGGACAAAAAGATTGGTTTGAATACCAAACATCTTCAGCCGGAATCCTTGAAAGggaaaaagaattttaagaCTCCTAATGAAGAAATTCCCCccaagaaaaaacgaaaactcgTGGAAAGCGAATTAAAGAAGAAGGCGGAATCTAATCCTGAATCGAAAAAgctgaaaataaaaaccaaatcagTTACTATTCAGGACCGTGGTAACGAAAAAGCCAAATCAAATCAGCAGAGCCTAAAATGCGCAAATGGCACTGCAG GAAGTCAAAATGGCAGATATCCTGAGAAGGAGGAGAGCAATGTTTTCGATGATGACGAAGGGGATTACAGTTTTGATGATTCTGAATATGATGACGAATTTGACAGCTATAGTGATGATTATTCATCAGATAGTGAAGATCATTTTCAAGAAACCGATAGCTGCGACGATGAAGAATTTGATTATTCTGATTCAGACTATGATAACCTATATGGATCCGAAACTTTTTCAGAAACTGACCCTGATTATGAACTTCCTAAACATATTCCAGAAGACCTAATCATACACAAAG GAACAGCACATAAATACGACCTCGACAATAATGAATCCCTAAATTTCGATAGTGACAATGATAATCCACAAATTTATGAATTGAGAGCGGAAAGTACAgttaaagtaataaaacaacCAGAGGTTTATGAAAAAAACGCATTGTTAAAGTTGAACGAAAATCGCGTTTACATGACGGAGCCATGcgtaaaacaaaattctgtggAAAACAGTGAAAATGAATGCCCAGAATTAGTACCAATAACGAATAAAGATGCGTTCCAACTATATAGTTCCGAATCTGATTACAGTGGTTATGAAGAGATTAGCAGCGATAGTTCCATTCCTGAAGAGGATATAAACCAAAAGTACATTAATTTCGGACAGAACCTTGGCAGAGATTTTGTTAGCGAAAGAATTAAAGGGATGAAAAAGCTAAAATCAGTTTTTAATATGGATATCATTAATGTAAAAAACTGTATTCCTCTGCCAACAAGTAACATTAGGGATATGAATATGGTTGAAAACGAAGATGGAACTGAAATTAAAACTGCTAAAGTTCCATCAAATATTGAAGATAGCGTATTCATTACTGTAAGAATCTGTGATACTGACCAAACTATTTTCGAAGAGGGAACTCGAGACCTTAATGCAATTCATGAAACACAATGTGTTAGTGAAGAAAAGAACGTTGATGCGAGTATCAATTATCGTCCACAACAGCCAGCATTCTCAGATATAAGCGCGATTTCTGGACCAGAAACATTATCACAAAGTACAACACATTTGCAAAAATCAATAAGTGTTACTCAAGAACATACaaattttagaacaaaattttttaatgcagtCAACTCTAATCTTGTACTCGTACTTGCGAAGGATCCTTTCTATCTATATGGAACACTTTGTATGACTCTTCTAGCCGGGAAGGTCGAAATATATGGCTATTCTCCACGTCTTAATGAGGAGTGTGAGATATTCTCACCGCGTGGTTGCTGTAGTGTGCAAATAACTACCCTTCCATGTGTTCCAGTTGACAAGGATGAGGAAATTCGTATTAACTTAAAACCCCTCCAGTCATCTTTTAGTTCCAGTGATTTGGAAAGTATTGAAAAGGAGTTTGAAAGCTCTCGAGATGCGGTACTACTTTTAAATCGTAACACTCGCcggaagaaattgaaaaatattttcaaaaaatatatgaacgAAAATGTATTTCCTAACATGAATTCTATACAGCCAGACCGACCGTTTTATGCGAGTGAATACCTACTGGATTGCGTTATAAATACTGAAACTGAAAGGGAATTACGCGTGCCGCAGGAGTGGCGAAATTTATACTTTACTCCAAAATCTAAGGTATTACTAGCTGGTGGAAAGTCTGTGGGGAAATCTACTCTTTTGCGTTACCTTCTAAACTGCCAGTTAGAGCATTGTGAACGCGTGCTTGTTATTGATTTGGATATTGGACAGGCGGAACTCTTTATACCGCAAACTGTTTCTTGTACTGTTTTATCTCAACCGTTACTAGGACCTGGGTTTTTTCATAATCACCAACCCACTCGTGCTTACGTTGTGGGTCACAGCAATATAGTACTTTGCGCTCAGGCGTATGTACGCGCAATAAAAAAACTGGTTGATTTCTGCTATTCGAAggaagaattcgcagaaatacCTTGGTTGGTCAACACAATGGGTTACAATAAAGGATTTGGTATGGAGTTAATGAGTGTTATAAGTCAGTTAATCAGGCCCACTGATATAGTACAACTGCAAAGCAATAGagacattaataattttgatgaatTGTTGTACCCACATGTGCTGGCTAGGATACCACGAAACATATATACAAATCATGAGTTTCAATATACTGATAAACCTTTTGAGATTGATTATCGACTGCACGTTTTATGTTCAGCCATATTACAGGAAAGTAGGTATCAGCGAGATTGGGAAATGAGTGCCAAAGATTTACGTTATGTAACGTTTTTATCACGCCTAAGTGACGTACTCCAGGGCAATGCTGAGTGGTTGACGGACTGCGTGCCATATAG TGCGCTAATCGAAAATCTTCACATAGTGAATATGGTTTGCAATGAATCTACGCGCGAAGAGTCAATTCACGCACTTGAAGCTAATATAGTTTATTTGTGTCGAAAAGAAGGCGAAAATAGTGGTCCAGTTGAATGCGTTGGCATTG gaATCGTACGAGCTATTGATCTTGTGAGAGTATATTTGCTGCCCGCAATGGCTTATGATTActtaaaagaagtcaattgtttGGCTTTGGGCGAAATGCCACTGCCTTCGTCTTTGTTCTCAAATCAAGGGCCAAAAGTGCGTGGGATGTCTGCTTTTCTTTACAACACTGTTGATGCCAGGACTTCAAAGTCTATTAAACAAATCTATCGACGTCCATCACATTTTCTCTCAGGGAAACATAAAAATGTGCTTAATGATTAG
- the LOC128866796 gene encoding polynucleotide 5'-hydroxyl-kinase NOL9 isoform X2 has protein sequence MRTQKSNTQDNKLRQRLKTLFKKENIKLNGQCNTPDKKIGLNTKHLQPESLKGKKNFKTPNEEIPPKKKRKLVESELKKKAESNPESKKLKIKTKSVTIQDRGNEKAKSNQQSLKCANGTAGKKDNKCLQNNEVHLPVVQCLGSQNGRYPEKEESNVFDDDEGDYSFDDSEYDDEFDSYSDDYSSDSEDHFQETDSCDDEEFDYSDSDYDNLYGSETFSETDPDYELPKHIPEDLIIHKAHKYDLDNNESLNFDSDNDNPQIYELRAESTVKVIKQPEVYEKNALLKLNENRVYMTEPCVKQNSVENSENECPELVPITNKDAFQLYSSESDYSGYEEISSDSSIPEEDINQKYINFGQNLGRDFVSERIKGMKKLKSVFNMDIINVKNCIPLPTSNIRDMNMVENEDGTEIKTAKVPSNIEDSVFITVRICDTDQTIFEEGTRDLNAIHETQCVSEEKNVDASINYRPQQPAFSDISAISGPETLSQSTTHLQKSISVTQEHTNFRTKFFNAVNSNLVLVLAKDPFYLYGTLCMTLLAGKVEIYGYSPRLNEECEIFSPRGCCSVQITTLPCVPVDKDEEIRINLKPLQSSFSSSDLESIEKEFESSRDAVLLLNRNTRRKKLKNIFKKYMNENVFPNMNSIQPDRPFYASEYLLDCVINTETERELRVPQEWRNLYFTPKSKVLLAGGKSVGKSTLLRYLLNCQLEHCERVLVIDLDIGQAELFIPQTVSCTVLSQPLLGPGFFHNHQPTRAYVVGHSNIVLCAQAYVRAIKKLVDFCYSKEEFAEIPWLVNTMGYNKGFGMELMSVISQLIRPTDIVQLQSNRDINNFDELLYPHVLARIPRNIYTNHEFQYTDKPFEIDYRLHVLCSAILQESRYQRDWEMSAKDLRYVTFLSRLSDVLQGNAEWLTDCVPYSALIENLHIVNMVCNESTREESIHALEANIVYLCRKEGENSGPVECVGIGIVRAIDLVRVYLLPAMAYDYLKEVNCLALGEMPLPSSLFSNQGPKVRGMSAFLYNTVDARTSKSIKQIYRRPSHFLSGKHKNVLND, from the exons atgAGAACTCAAAAGAGCAATACTCAAGATAATAAATTGCGGCAAAGACTTAAGAcactttttaagaaagaaaatataaagttGAATGGTCAATGTAATACTCCGGACAAAAAGATTGGTTTGAATACCAAACATCTTCAGCCGGAATCCTTGAAAGggaaaaagaattttaagaCTCCTAATGAAGAAATTCCCCccaagaaaaaacgaaaactcgTGGAAAGCGAATTAAAGAAGAAGGCGGAATCTAATCCTGAATCGAAAAAgctgaaaataaaaaccaaatcagTTACTATTCAGGACCGTGGTAACGAAAAAGCCAAATCAAATCAGCAGAGCCTAAAATGCGCAAATGGCACTGCAGGTAAGAAAGATAATAAGTGCTTGCAAAATAATGAAGTTCATTTGCCAGTAGTGCAGTGTTTAGGAAGTCAAAATGGCAGATATCCTGAGAAGGAGGAGAGCAATGTTTTCGATGATGACGAAGGGGATTACAGTTTTGATGATTCTGAATATGATGACGAATTTGACAGCTATAGTGATGATTATTCATCAGATAGTGAAGATCATTTTCAAGAAACCGATAGCTGCGACGATGAAGAATTTGATTATTCTGATTCAGACTATGATAACCTATATGGATCCGAAACTTTTTCAGAAACTGACCCTGATTATGAACTTCCTAAACATATTCCAGAAGACCTAATCATACACAAAG CACATAAATACGACCTCGACAATAATGAATCCCTAAATTTCGATAGTGACAATGATAATCCACAAATTTATGAATTGAGAGCGGAAAGTACAgttaaagtaataaaacaacCAGAGGTTTATGAAAAAAACGCATTGTTAAAGTTGAACGAAAATCGCGTTTACATGACGGAGCCATGcgtaaaacaaaattctgtggAAAACAGTGAAAATGAATGCCCAGAATTAGTACCAATAACGAATAAAGATGCGTTCCAACTATATAGTTCCGAATCTGATTACAGTGGTTATGAAGAGATTAGCAGCGATAGTTCCATTCCTGAAGAGGATATAAACCAAAAGTACATTAATTTCGGACAGAACCTTGGCAGAGATTTTGTTAGCGAAAGAATTAAAGGGATGAAAAAGCTAAAATCAGTTTTTAATATGGATATCATTAATGTAAAAAACTGTATTCCTCTGCCAACAAGTAACATTAGGGATATGAATATGGTTGAAAACGAAGATGGAACTGAAATTAAAACTGCTAAAGTTCCATCAAATATTGAAGATAGCGTATTCATTACTGTAAGAATCTGTGATACTGACCAAACTATTTTCGAAGAGGGAACTCGAGACCTTAATGCAATTCATGAAACACAATGTGTTAGTGAAGAAAAGAACGTTGATGCGAGTATCAATTATCGTCCACAACAGCCAGCATTCTCAGATATAAGCGCGATTTCTGGACCAGAAACATTATCACAAAGTACAACACATTTGCAAAAATCAATAAGTGTTACTCAAGAACATACaaattttagaacaaaattttttaatgcagtCAACTCTAATCTTGTACTCGTACTTGCGAAGGATCCTTTCTATCTATATGGAACACTTTGTATGACTCTTCTAGCCGGGAAGGTCGAAATATATGGCTATTCTCCACGTCTTAATGAGGAGTGTGAGATATTCTCACCGCGTGGTTGCTGTAGTGTGCAAATAACTACCCTTCCATGTGTTCCAGTTGACAAGGATGAGGAAATTCGTATTAACTTAAAACCCCTCCAGTCATCTTTTAGTTCCAGTGATTTGGAAAGTATTGAAAAGGAGTTTGAAAGCTCTCGAGATGCGGTACTACTTTTAAATCGTAACACTCGCcggaagaaattgaaaaatattttcaaaaaatatatgaacgAAAATGTATTTCCTAACATGAATTCTATACAGCCAGACCGACCGTTTTATGCGAGTGAATACCTACTGGATTGCGTTATAAATACTGAAACTGAAAGGGAATTACGCGTGCCGCAGGAGTGGCGAAATTTATACTTTACTCCAAAATCTAAGGTATTACTAGCTGGTGGAAAGTCTGTGGGGAAATCTACTCTTTTGCGTTACCTTCTAAACTGCCAGTTAGAGCATTGTGAACGCGTGCTTGTTATTGATTTGGATATTGGACAGGCGGAACTCTTTATACCGCAAACTGTTTCTTGTACTGTTTTATCTCAACCGTTACTAGGACCTGGGTTTTTTCATAATCACCAACCCACTCGTGCTTACGTTGTGGGTCACAGCAATATAGTACTTTGCGCTCAGGCGTATGTACGCGCAATAAAAAAACTGGTTGATTTCTGCTATTCGAAggaagaattcgcagaaatacCTTGGTTGGTCAACACAATGGGTTACAATAAAGGATTTGGTATGGAGTTAATGAGTGTTATAAGTCAGTTAATCAGGCCCACTGATATAGTACAACTGCAAAGCAATAGagacattaataattttgatgaatTGTTGTACCCACATGTGCTGGCTAGGATACCACGAAACATATATACAAATCATGAGTTTCAATATACTGATAAACCTTTTGAGATTGATTATCGACTGCACGTTTTATGTTCAGCCATATTACAGGAAAGTAGGTATCAGCGAGATTGGGAAATGAGTGCCAAAGATTTACGTTATGTAACGTTTTTATCACGCCTAAGTGACGTACTCCAGGGCAATGCTGAGTGGTTGACGGACTGCGTGCCATATAG TGCGCTAATCGAAAATCTTCACATAGTGAATATGGTTTGCAATGAATCTACGCGCGAAGAGTCAATTCACGCACTTGAAGCTAATATAGTTTATTTGTGTCGAAAAGAAGGCGAAAATAGTGGTCCAGTTGAATGCGTTGGCATTG gaATCGTACGAGCTATTGATCTTGTGAGAGTATATTTGCTGCCCGCAATGGCTTATGATTActtaaaagaagtcaattgtttGGCTTTGGGCGAAATGCCACTGCCTTCGTCTTTGTTCTCAAATCAAGGGCCAAAAGTGCGTGGGATGTCTGCTTTTCTTTACAACACTGTTGATGCCAGGACTTCAAAGTCTATTAAACAAATCTATCGACGTCCATCACATTTTCTCTCAGGGAAACATAAAAATGTGCTTAATGATTAG